DNA from Arthrobacter sp. SLBN-112:
CAGCATGCGATGGCCCTGGGCTTCGAACGCCGTGTCGCCCACAAGAAAAGCCCACACGGCCGTGCCCACTGCTTCCCTCAGCAATTCGATCCGCCACGGATCCTGCGCCCGCGGATCCTCTCCGTACCCGTCCAGGAATGCCGATTCGAGGGCCGGGTCCTTCTGCCACTGCTGCACGGCAAGCCGGCAGAAGTCGCTCGCGGCCGGCCGGAAGTCGAACCGGCCGAAGTCTATCGCCTTGAGCTGCCCTTCATGACTGACCCAGTTTCGCGGATGCCAGTCGCCGTGGGTCGGAACAACCCTGACCTGCGAAGGACGGTAATCCATCAGGTGCCGCCGGATGTCCCGTTCCAGTCTCGGATCAATCCTGTGGCGGCGGTCAAGCCAGCTCAGGGCTTTCTGCGTGGCTTGGGCTTCATAGTGGTCGTCCACCCGGTGTTCCTCTGCGTGGAGCATGCTCAACAGCTGCCCGGCCTGGCGGTGCAGTCCCCTGTCCAGTTCGTTTGCAGTGCCTTCCACCAGGTCCCCGTCGAGATATTCGAGGACCAGAACGTTCGCGGGCCGACTCGAGTGCAGCATGAGCGGGGCGCGGCCGGCAGCCAGGAGCGGGCGGGTATAGGAGGCATAGGCCGTGATCTCCCGGTGAAGGTGATGATTGTCCGGGCCAGCGGCCTTCACAATTCTCGCCTGGCCACGGGCATGGACCTTGAGGACCTTCGTGTCCGTCAGTCCCCATGACAAGTCCTCAACGAGTTCCGGCACGCCCAGCCACCGTGCCACCAGTTCGGCTTGGGGCGCAGACAGGCTGCCCCGGTCCCATCCCTCCATGCCGCGAGCCTATCAATGCTGGCTCAGGGAAGACCCGGCGCCCTGTGCGCGGCATAGGGACCCTTCCAATCAAGCAGGAGCAGCCGGGCCCCGGGAAGTCGTCCAACGCGATAGCGCCAGTGCCCACCCGCCGGCCACTCCAATGGCAAGTAGAACGGTTACGAAGGCGATCGCCGGTCCGCTGGGCCATGCGAGGGCGCCGCCATACCGCAGCAGTGCAAGCGCCTGAAGAAGAACGAATGCAACGGAGGTCATGGCCACTGGGCGGACGGTGCGGAGGTCGCGGCTGAACTGGCCCTGGGCGGCCGCCCATCCCAGACCGACCAGCCACGCCCCGATGGCCCGCGCTGTCAGTTCGGACAGTGTCCACGGCCACCAGCGCGCGGCGAGCGTGGGTACTGCCAGGAGCGCCACGCCATACAACAGCAGTACCCCGGCGATTCCCGCCAGGAGCAGCCGGAGCGCAGGGGGCAGCACTGGCGGTCCCGCTGCTACGGATTTTGGGGCGGGGCGCCGCGACCGGATCTGCATCCTGCTGATGATGAGCATCGCCACGGGCACCAGGGCATAGATAGCCAGCCACGCCCACGTGGCAATCCGGGCAGTGGGGGCAGCATTTGAAGCCAGGTGGAAGCGATCGATATGGAGCAGGGTGACTCCCAAAGTCAATGCAGTGAAGATGAACACGGGCCAGACAGCCAGCCTCGCTGAATTCCATCCCGCCGACCGGGCGCCCGTCACCTCCAGGCCGGCACTCGACCAGTATGCCGCGCCGAGGAAGACCGCGGTCATGGGTGGATTGACAGTCCACGCGAAGAACTCATCAGTCTGGAGCGGAAAGACGAACAGCACGAGCCCGGCCAGGAACACGAGGAACGCAGCGACATAGAGCAGCCACCGCATCGGCGGGATCAACGGTGCAGCTTCAGTTGAAGCGGACATCACCGGGCCAGTTCCCCGGGCGCGGCTGCCCCATTAGGGGCAGTAGATGAGGCCGGCAGAGGGTTTTCGGCCAGGTACGCATGAAGCATCGAGACCACGGTGGCGCCGTCCCCCACTGCGGTAGCCACTCTCTTGATGGAACCCGCCCGCACGTCGCCAATCGCGAAGATGCCAGGCATGCTGGTTTCCAGCGCCAATGGGGCCCTGTCCGCCCCTGCGGACCCGCCGTAGCTGACATCCCTGCCGCCCGTGAGCAGAAATCCGGCCGGATCCCGCTCCACAGTTGCGGGCAGCCAGGAGGTCCGCGGCACCGAACCGATCAACACAAACAAGCCGCCCGCTTCGATCTCCTCGCCCGGGACTGTATCGGCCGCTCCGGATGCGGCTACCTTGACGGCGGCGAGGAAACCATCCTGGTCGCGGGCCCCTACGATGGCGGTGCCAAAGCGGATCGCCACATTCCGGGTGGCTTCGAGCTGGGAGATGAGGTACTCCGACATACTGGCCGAAAGTGTGGGTCCGCGTACCAGCAGTGTCACCTTCTTCGCATACCTGGCAAGGTGCAGAACCGCCTGTCCGGCCGAGTTACCGCCGCCCACGACACATACATGCTTCCCGGCCATTGACGGCGCCTCGGAGACTGTGGCCCCGTAGAAAACGCCTCTGCCAACCAGGTCCTCCAACTGGGGTATGCCGAGCCGGCGGTAGTCCACTCCGGTGGCCACCACGACTGTGCGGGAATGCACCACGCTGCCATCGGAGATCGACACGGCGTACAGTGTCCCGTCCATGTGGAGCCCCTGCACCTTCCGCAGGAACAGGAAGTCCGTGCCCAGGGTCCAGGCCTGGTGGAAGGAACGGTAGGCCAGGTGGGCGCCGCTCACACCGCGGGAGAAGCCCGGGTAGTTCCGGATGAGCGAACTGGTGCCGGCCTGGCCACCCACAGCCTCTCCTTCCACCACCATGGTGGAGAGGCCCTCGGAGGAAGCATAAACGGCGGTCGCGAGACCGGAGGGCCCAGCTCCAACCACCACTACGTCGAAGATCTTGTCCGCCGGTGGCGGCCGGGTCACCCCCATCGCTTCGGCGATCTCCAGGTCAGTGGGGTTCTCCAGGACAATTGGCGGAGCGGTGAACTCAAGCACCATGACCGGCAGCGCGGGGTCGCGCAGGTCCAGGCTCTCCAGCGTCCGTTGCGCGGTCTCGGACCCTACAGGGTGGAAGACCGCGGGGATGTGGTTCCGGCTCAAGGAGTCACGCAAGGTGTGCGTCCTTTCGTCGCCTACCTCCCCGATCAGCCGGACCGCCTCGAACCCGACCCCCTGGGCCAGGTGCCAGTCGTCGAGGGCGTCGGTAATAGCCCCATGGAATTCCTCGTCGCGCAATCGTTCGGGACGTATGATCACCAGTTCGGCGTACCCCTGTGCCACGGCGTGGAAGACAGTCGGGGCGCTTGCGAAGTCACCCCATGTCACCACGACGCCACGTTTGGCGGCCGGGTGAAAGCCATAGGCGCGCCGCAGGAAATCAAGTCCCCCGCGGTCGGCTGGTCCGTAGCACCCAAGGATGAGGGCCACCTGGCGATTCCAACGGCGAAGCCCCTCCAGCACCGCCCGGCCGTGCGCGTGGCCGTCGCACGCCACCACCTCATAGTCGGCACCGTACCGTCGACGTAACTCATCCCCAAGAATGCGCCGGGAGGTCGCGTCCGTGGTGGCAATCAGCATGATCGGAACCGGGTCATCCATAGCCGCCGTCTTTCCGGTTCAATGGTTCGGTGGCGCTCACGATACTCGCGCTGCGACACCGGGGACAAGGGTGATTCTTACCTCCAAGGCGGTCCTTGACCACCGAAGCCAGAGTCCTATCAGATCCCGTGTTTGAGGCCCTGATTTGTCGTTCCAAGGGCGCGGGGATAGTGCCAGAATTGCTTCAACCAGCGGCAAGCGGGATGACCTGTACTTGTGAAGAAACGGAGGGATTGAAATGGAGGACTCCATGGAGGACCGCCCTGTTCCGGGAATCAGCCTCGCCGCCACGCCCAGTGGAACAGGGTGCATGGAGTGCCTCAGCGGTGATGGCCCAGGCTGGTGGCTGCATCTTCGCCGCTGCGCCCAATGCGGCCATATCGGATGCTGCGATTCATCGCCCTCACAACATGCCAGTGCCCATGCCCGCACCGCAGTGCACCCTGTGATGAGATCCTTTGAGCCTGGCGAGAACTGGTTCTACGAGCACACCACAAAAAAGTTCTTCCGCGGCCCACGGCTTCCGGATCCCCAGTCCAGGCCCATAGACCAGCCCTCACCTGCGCCGGCAGAGAAGGTACCGGCGGACTGGCGGGAGCGTCTCCACCGGTAGCCGCGGATTTCCGAACCAATCGAATCGACGCCGGAATTCGCCGGAGGAGGCTGGTTAGGCTGTATGGATGGCGACACTTATCCTCGTGCGGCACGGCCGCACCACTGCCAACGCCGCTGGACTGTTGGCCGGTCGGGCGGCCGGCGTCACGTTGGACCAGATCGGGCGTGAGCAGGCAGCTTTGACGGGAGACCGGCTCGCGGCCGTGCCCTTGGCCGGGGTGGTATCGAGTCCCCTCGAGCGTTGCCGGCAAACCGCCCAGCTCATCCTCGATCGCCAGGCGGGTAATCCTTCTGCGCCGACCGATCCCGATCTCACGGAGTGCGATTACGGCCAGTGGCAGGGCCGCATGCTTAGTGATCTCGCCACCGAAGACCTTTGGGCGGCTGTGCAGTCGCAGCCGTCCGCCGTCGTTTTTCCCGGCGGTGAATCCATGGCGGCAATGCAGGCCAGATCGGTAGCAGCAGTCCGGCGCCACGATGCAGCCTTCGAAGCCGAATACGGGCCAGGAGCCGTGTGGGCGGCAGTAAGCCACGGTGACATCATCAAATCGATCCTCGCCGACGCGTTCGGTATGCACCTCGACCTGTTCCAGCGCATTAACGTGGGCCCTGCCTCCGTATCGATCGTGCATTATGGTGCTGTGCGGCCCAGCGTCTATGCGACAAACACGGACGCCGGGGACCTGTCGTGGCTGTCGAACGGCATCAAGTCCGGGGATGCGCCGGTGGGCGGCGGGCCAGGGCAAACGGCGAAGTGAACCTCATGTGCCTAAAATACTCACATGCCCACACGCGTTCACGAGTTTGCCTGGCCTGACCGGGTCGTCATCGGCACCGTCGGCCTCCCGGGGGCACGCACGTTCTACCTGCAGGTCCGCACCGGCAAGCAAATTGTGAGCATCGCCCTCGAGAAGCAACAGTCCGCCGAACTCGCCGGGAAGATTGACGAAATCCTGGATCAGCTCATCACCCTCGAGGGCAACCCCTTCAGCATTCCCACGGGTACTCCCATCGAACTCGTGGATAACGACCCGCTTGAGGCCGTCGAGGAGCAGTTTCGAACCGGCGCCATGACCCTGGGTTGGGATCCGACGACGGCGCAGGTGGTCATAGAGGCATACCCGCTCACCGACCTCGATGCTGACGAAGACGACGAACCGCTTGATGGAAACGGCGCTGACGCGCCGGAAATGCTGCTGGTGCGGATGCCGGTTGGCACCGCCCGCGCATTCGCCAAGCGGACCCTTGAGGTGGTGGGCGCGGGACGTCCAGCATGCCCGATCTGCGGTTATCCCATGGACGCCGACGGGCATGTCTGCACCCTGCCCGAGGTTTGATGCCGGCACCCGACCTGCTGACTGGCGAGCTGACGCTCACCGGGCGCATCACGACGGCGTCGAATGCCACCTTCGTGGGGACCATCGGCGACACCACGGTCGTTTATAAGCCGATAGCCGGCGAGAAACCGCTGTGGGATTTCCCCGAGGGCTTCCTTGCCCACCGGGAGGTTGCCG
Protein-coding regions in this window:
- a CDS encoding MSMEG_4193 family putative phosphomutase; protein product: MATLILVRHGRTTANAAGLLAGRAAGVTLDQIGREQAALTGDRLAAVPLAGVVSSPLERCRQTAQLILDRQAGNPSAPTDPDLTECDYGQWQGRMLSDLATEDLWAAVQSQPSAVVFPGGESMAAMQARSVAAVRRHDAAFEAEYGPGAVWAAVSHGDIIKSILADAFGMHLDLFQRINVGPASVSIVHYGAVRPSVYATNTDAGDLSWLSNGIKSGDAPVGGGPGQTAK
- a CDS encoding phosphotransferase family protein is translated as MEGWDRGSLSAPQAELVARWLGVPELVEDLSWGLTDTKVLKVHARGQARIVKAAGPDNHHLHREITAYASYTRPLLAAGRAPLMLHSSRPANVLVLEYLDGDLVEGTANELDRGLHRQAGQLLSMLHAEEHRVDDHYEAQATQKALSWLDRRHRIDPRLERDIRRHLMDYRPSQVRVVPTHGDWHPRNWVSHEGQLKAIDFGRFDFRPAASDFCRLAVQQWQKDPALESAFLDGYGEDPRAQDPWRIELLREAVGTAVWAFLVGDTAFEAQGHRMLGEALLNF
- a CDS encoding FAD-dependent oxidoreductase; the protein is MDDPVPIMLIATTDATSRRILGDELRRRYGADYEVVACDGHAHGRAVLEGLRRWNRQVALILGCYGPADRGGLDFLRRAYGFHPAAKRGVVVTWGDFASAPTVFHAVAQGYAELVIIRPERLRDEEFHGAITDALDDWHLAQGVGFEAVRLIGEVGDERTHTLRDSLSRNHIPAVFHPVGSETAQRTLESLDLRDPALPVMVLEFTAPPIVLENPTDLEIAEAMGVTRPPPADKIFDVVVVGAGPSGLATAVYASSEGLSTMVVEGEAVGGQAGTSSLIRNYPGFSRGVSGAHLAYRSFHQAWTLGTDFLFLRKVQGLHMDGTLYAVSISDGSVVHSRTVVVATGVDYRRLGIPQLEDLVGRGVFYGATVSEAPSMAGKHVCVVGGGNSAGQAVLHLARYAKKVTLLVRGPTLSASMSEYLISQLEATRNVAIRFGTAIVGARDQDGFLAAVKVAASGAADTVPGEEIEAGGLFVLIGSVPRTSWLPATVERDPAGFLLTGGRDVSYGGSAGADRAPLALETSMPGIFAIGDVRAGSIKRVATAVGDGATVVSMLHAYLAENPLPASSTAPNGAAAPGELAR
- a CDS encoding DUF3090 domain-containing protein, producing MPTRVHEFAWPDRVVIGTVGLPGARTFYLQVRTGKQIVSIALEKQQSAELAGKIDEILDQLITLEGNPFSIPTGTPIELVDNDPLEAVEEQFRTGAMTLGWDPTTAQVVIEAYPLTDLDADEDDEPLDGNGADAPEMLLVRMPVGTARAFAKRTLEVVGAGRPACPICGYPMDADGHVCTLPEV
- a CDS encoding UBP-type zinc finger domain-containing protein, giving the protein MECLSGDGPGWWLHLRRCAQCGHIGCCDSSPSQHASAHARTAVHPVMRSFEPGENWFYEHTTKKFFRGPRLPDPQSRPIDQPSPAPAEKVPADWRERLHR